A window of Vespa velutina chromosome 15, iVesVel2.1, whole genome shotgun sequence contains these coding sequences:
- the LOC124954356 gene encoding AP-1 complex subunit mu-1-like, with protein sequence MSTSAIYILDVKGKVLISRNYRGDIEPGVIEKFMSLVMEREEEGNLTPIIQTTECTYAYIKYNNLYIVSMTKKNANISLVFVFLHKMVQVMQEYFKELEEESIRDNFVVIYELLDELLDFGYPQTTDSKILQEYITQEGHKLEIQPRIPMAVTNAVSWRSEGIKYRKNEVFLDVIESVNLLANANGNVLSSEIVGAIKMRVYLSGMPELRLGLNDKVLFESTGRGKSKSVELEDVKFHQCVRLSRFENDRTISFIPPDGEFELMSYRLNTHVKPLIWIESVIERHAHSRVEYMIKARSQFKRRSTANNVEIVIPVPNDADSPKFKTTIGSVKYSPEQSAITWFIKSFPGGKEYLMRAHFGLPSVVGEDIEGKPPIQVKFEIPYFTTSGIQVRYLKIIEKSGYQALPWVRYITQNGDYQLRTN encoded by the coding sequence aTGTCTACGtcagctatatatatattggatgtGAAGGGGAAGGTATTGATCTCTCGAAATTATCGTGGAGATATAGAACCTGGTGTAATTGAGAAGTTTATGTCATTGGTAatggagagagaagaggaaggcaATCTAACACCAATTATTCAGACAACGGAGTGTACATAtgcttatataaaatataataatctttatatcgTATCTATGACAAAGAAGAatgcaaatatttctttggtCTTTGtgtttttacataaaatgGTACAAGTAATGCaggaatattttaaagaattagAAGAAGAGAGTATAAGGGATAATTTTGTTGTAATTTATGAACTTCTTGATGAGCTATTGGATTTTGGTTATCCTCAAACAACAGATAGTAAGATTTTGCAAGAATATATAACGCAAGAAGGACATAAATTAGAAATACAACCTAGAATACCAATGGCTGTGACCAATGCTGTATCTTGGAGATCAGAAGGTATTAAATATCGCAAAAATGAAGTCTTTTTGGATGTAATAGAATCTGTGAATCTTTTGGCCAATGCTAATGGAAATGTATTAAGTTCTGAAATAGTTGGTGCCATAAAAATGAGAGTGTATTTATCTGGAATGCCAGAATTAAGATTGGGTCTAAATGATAAAGTTTTATTTGAATCAACAGGACGTGGAAAGTCCAAATCAGTAGAATTGGAAGATGTTAAGTTTCATCAGTGTGTACGACTTTCAAGATTTGAGAATGATAGAACCATTTCTTTCATACCACCTGATGGTGAGTTTGAATTAATGTCATACAGATTGAACACCCATGTCAAACCATTGATATGGATAGAATCTGTAATAGAAAGACATGCACATAGTAGAGTTGAATATATGATAAAGGCCAGATCCCAATTTAAGCGCAGATCAACAGCTAATAATGTGGAAATAGTAATACCAGTGCCAAATGATGCTGATTCTCCTAAATTTAAAACAACTATTGGCAGTGTTAAGTATTCGCCTGAACAAAGTGCAATTACTTGGTTCATTAAATCCTTCCCAGgtggaaaagaatatttaatgagAGCTCATTTTGGTCTACCATCTGTGGTTGGAGAGGACATAGAAGGGAAGCCACCGATTCAAGTGAAATTTGAAATTCCCTACTTCACCACTTCTGGAATTCAAGTGAGATATTTGAAAATCATTGAGAAAAGCGGCTATCAAGCATTACCATGGGTTCGTTATATCACACAGAATGGTGATTATCAATTGAgaacgaattaa